From the Leptolyngbya sp. O-77 genome, one window contains:
- a CDS encoding ATP-dependent Clp protease proteolytic subunit — protein MSVDPVLRVPYNIPGSPYWQWINIYTRMSQERIIFLNQPITDGFANSIISALLYLDSQDQSKPIYFYINSLGDPLMAGMGSMAIGMMSINAGLAIYDTMQHIKAPILTICMGQCFGMATVLLSAGTKGKRASLPHTMIALAHPQSGSRGQATDIEINAKEVLNKQRIVIELLSETTGQPFERIHEDMDRMFYLTPTQAKEYGLIDLVLESPKLAGAGVGR, from the coding sequence ATGTCTGTAGATCCCGTCCTCCGTGTTCCCTACAACATCCCCGGTAGTCCCTACTGGCAGTGGATCAACATCTACACCCGCATGAGCCAGGAGCGGATTATCTTTCTCAACCAGCCCATTACCGACGGATTCGCCAATTCCATCATTTCGGCGCTGCTGTACCTAGACTCGCAAGACCAGAGCAAGCCGATTTACTTTTATATCAACTCGCTGGGCGATCCGCTGATGGCGGGCATGGGATCGATGGCAATTGGCATGATGTCGATTAATGCTGGACTTGCCATCTATGACACGATGCAGCACATCAAGGCACCCATTCTCACCATTTGTATGGGTCAGTGTTTTGGCATGGCGACGGTGCTGCTGTCGGCGGGCACGAAGGGCAAACGCGCCAGCCTGCCGCATACCATGATCGCCCTCGCCCATCCCCAAAGCGGCTCTCGCGGCCAGGCAACCGACATCGAGATTAATGCAAAGGAAGTGCTGAACAAGCAGCGTATCGTCATAGAACTGCTCTCGGAAACCACCGGACAGCCTTTTGAGCGCATTCATGAGGACATGGATCGGATGTTTTATCTCACGCCGACTCAGGCAAAAGAGTACGGACTAATCGACCTGGTACTAGAAAGCCCGAAGCTGGCAGGAGCAGGAGTTGGGCGCTAG